Genomic DNA from uncultured Acetobacterium sp.:
ATTCTATTCGACCATTGCGGCAATTTTATGTATGCAGCCCTATGTTTCCAATAGTTTTAAGGTGGCCATGAATCGGACCCTGGGAACCTTTATTGGCGGTGCCATGGGATTGGTATTGCTGATTTTTGAGCGACAGTTTATTCCGGTAGACATGCCAGCGCTGCAGTATTTCATTGTCTCGTTGTGTATTATTCCGCTGATTTACTTTACGGTCACCATCAAAAAACCAACTGCTTCTTATATTACCTGTGTCGTATTTTTAAGTATTACAATAACCCATGGGGCAGATGTGAATCCCCTGATTTTCACGATTGATCGTATCATTGATACCTTGATTGGAATTTTCGTGTCTCTTGGCGTCAATGCCTTTCGCTTGCCCAGACGTAAAAATCGAAAAGCATTATTTGTCACAAATCTTGATGGCACGTTGTTAAATTCCAGCGGTGAAATCAGCAACTATTCCAGGATTAAACTCAATACGATGATCAAACATGGGGCCCTGATTACCATTGCCACCACGAGAAGTGTGGAAACATTGCTGCCATTGCTGGAGGGCGTAGAAATGAAAGTGCCGATTATCATTATGAATGGGGCGGTTCAATATGATTTGAAAAAGCGAACCTATTTGGCCTGTAAGAAAATGAACCCCGAAACGGCTAAGCAGATCATTGATGTTTTTGAAAAACAAGACCTTAATTGTTTTACGCATACCATCATCAATGATGTCTTACATGTTTATTACATCAGGCTCATTAACCCCGTGGAGGAAAAAATCTATCACTCGAAAAAGCGGCTGCCGGAACAA
This window encodes:
- a CDS encoding HAD hydrolase family protein yields the protein MPKIGMRIFKTFIAVYLCFLIYLLRGEQGSPFYSTIAAILCMQPYVSNSFKVAMNRTLGTFIGGAMGLVLLIFERQFIPVDMPALQYFIVSLCIIPLIYFTVTIKKPTASYITCVVFLSITITHGADVNPLIFTIDRIIDTLIGIFVSLGVNAFRLPRRKNRKALFVTNLDGTLLNSSGEISNYSRIKLNTMIKHGALITIATTRSVETLLPLLEGVEMKVPIIIMNGAVQYDLKKRTYLACKKMNPETAKQIIDVFEKQDLNCFTHTIINDVLHVYYIRLINPVEEKIYHSKKRLPEQSYVCGDLPEDQSVLSIMAVDQQETIVKLKEVIMSLAIAPAVNVECYPDDEHEGYYFIEITSCEASVKNAIIDMKTHYAATSVVAFGNDARNSAMLAVADFPYVVENTADEVKAMPWIPIGSNDSDAVVKTIGRHFYVKPF